The Papaver somniferum cultivar HN1 chromosome 6, ASM357369v1, whole genome shotgun sequence genome segment tataattatagggaatATGGctttataaaacaatggtcccaaaaaaaacccGGTGTTCTAAGGAAAACATGAAGTTGTCGCTAATCTGCCTCATTCAAtctgaacgattttttagggactaCTTCTTTTTTGTGGGGGACTACTGTGGGTGGATAGTGAAAGTAAAGTTGGGTCATCCCTTATCTGAATTTTTTGCTAATACCAAAAAAGCCCTTGAAACTCAAATTAGTGTTAACGTAATGATTTCTTAGTGTTAGTGTAATAATTAGTGAGTTAATAATATGATAGGTTTGTTAGAATCAAAATTATTGtgagaaataagaagaagaagaagaagaaaagatgaacaaAGAACCCAAAAAAATCTTTCTAAAACTCAATGCGACGAACcgaatgatggattttatcaaccacaaccagaAAATGAAGTTATGGGTACTCATGTATTGCTCAAATTTAGTCAATGTAACTTGAATtgtgcaaaaaaaggaaaaaccgaaAATTTCAGGAAGAAATTTTGGCTAGGTCAAAGTGGTTCGGTTACCTAACCTTccttgcgacgtaaccgaactgttATGTACGTAGAGTTCGGTTAGTTCAGAagacgcaggtaaccgaactccatTTTAATGTAGGTTgttcagctttaatggagtttttgctttcagagaaaagttcggctaggaaaaaatgttgcgacgtaaccgaactaaaagttcggctgggaaaaaaaaatcgatgtaacCGAATTCAATATATAGGATTTcatagaaaagttcggttaggagaaaaaaatttacTACATAACCGAACTAAAAATTCAGCtaggagaaaaaggaaaaaaagttgcGATTtcggttgggaatttttttttgcgaggcaaccgaacttttctctgaaagaaaaacctccattaaaagttgagttcggctagttcgacagattttttcacataattcctagccgaacttctctctgtaacttccattttcaactcattttaatgattacttctcattttcaactcattttaatgattacttctcattccTAGCCGAATGAAAAGTAAttggtttgttataattttgattttgtgttcttaatgatttaaattaagctatatatagaggtggcggtgttggtgatttgaggtggtcggtggtggtgagcgacggtggtgatgggaggaggtggttatatatatataggtggtggtgatgggaggaggtgattatatatataggtgaagaataggttagtcatttccacattttaggacaccccttataagtttAGGGTAGACATttgtatcacaaagtagtcccccgCCTTTTTTGAGTCGTCCCCAAAAAATCGTCCTTCAATCTGCAGCGATGGGCTCTGCATAATGAATGGGCTTGGGCTTGGGCTTGACGAAGGTTAGGAACGCAGTTGAGAACTATTTATAATCAGAATCTGGAAGTGAGCACGTTCATTGTTAAACCTAAACTATCCCCCTTTGTGAGCTCAAGAGAGAATCAGAGAAAGCGAAGTTGAATCAACGAAACGAAGACATCCACTCTAAGAAAGGCAAGGtgaataagtttttcttgtgctGTATTTTCATAATTGAagttgaattttgattttgattatactGTTGTGTTTTTTTAGGGATTTGAAAATGTCAATTGCATCCACGTCTACtacttcttcttctctggctgaTCCAGCTTTCAAAATATATAGACGCTACAAATACAAGTGTGAAGGCGATTGCGATTGGGGTGATGAGGAAGACATATTTCGAAACAAAATTATGTATTTGGGGAATGTTGATGAAtcatcaccgccaccaccacctttCGTGGTTCTCGTTCAAGGACCTCCCAATGTCTGTATGACTCACCCCTTTCTCCTTTTTCACTTTATGTATTCTCATATGTATCAATGTTGTTGTAGGTTGGGAAGTCCCTGCTGATTAAATCTCTAGTCAAATATTTTGATCCCATGAAAGATATCACCAATGGCCCCAACATCATCATAACAGGTTTGTTTGTTTCTGCAGTTCTAATTATTATTAGCTTACTCAAACTTTTTTACTCACTCATTGCTTATGCTGCCTCAAatcttgtttctttctttcttcagcTGACAAAAAAAGAAGGCTACAGTTAGTGGAATGCCTGGATGATATTGATGCTATGATCGATGCTGCAAAGTATGCTGATCTGGTACTGTTACTGGTGGATGCAAATTATGGGTTTGAAGCGGTGCGTGGATTTCTTAGTTTCTTTATGTCATCACTACATTCTGGGggatttatatttatttatatctcAATTGCTTGTCTATTTCAGGATGTTAAACTTTTTATGGTTTGCCCAACAAATCACGTTTAGACTAAGCTAATGACTTTGCAACTTGTGACGGAAAGATTGGAGTGACATGGGGCAAGCATGACTAGGATTCACTTTTAGACTCATACTTGTTTTAAAGAAAATGTTTTTTCATCTATCCTTCATTAATCAATGTGAGGATATACAAGTTGATAAGAAGTCATGAAAGCTAGAGTGTTGCATTTAGTCTCTGTACTCTTGTTTTCAATTTGTTTCATTATGGTGCTGTTTATGGGTGTTGTAGAGCATGTTAATACTAGGTACAAGTTCTGATTTTGTCAATTTTAACTACATTGATACTGTCAATTTTAACTCATGACTATCGCGTTTGTCATTTTCAGGAAACATTCGAGTTTCTTAACCTTTTACAAGCCCACGGCCTTCCAAAGGTTATGGGTGTTCTTACACATCTCGACCAGTTGAAAGATTATACGAAACTCAATGAAACCGAAGAGCGTCTGCAGGATCTTTTCCGGACTGAAATATATCAAGGAGCAATAACATACAATATATCTGGTCTTCAGGATGACTTGTAAGTTTCTTTTGATTTATACAGCAAAATCTGATTCATGTGCCTATACTTATAACATTTTCGCATTTAGACTAGTGATGATGTCTGCCCTTACTTTAAATCTGACAAAGACACTATCTGAGTTGCTTATCCACTCTATGGTTATATCAGGTACAATATGCAGGATGTACAGGTACTGGCAGAACAGATATTGACGCTCCAACTCCATCTCTCATCACGGCGAGCTGCACATCCTTTTGTGCTGGTAGACTGTTTTGAAGATGTTACACCTCCAGAAAAAGTGCTCAGGGAGGCAAATTGCGGTAGAAACATAAGCCTGTATGGTTACCTCCGAGGTTGTGATATCAAGAGCGGCGCTAAGGTACTTCCTCTAACTAGGTCAATGTGAGTTTCCCAAATCATAATATCTTTAATCCACGCGGCATCAGATGAAATCCCTTTTTTATTGTATTTAGACGATATCCCTTTTTTATTCTTGTTCGGTGACTTTGTCAGGCTTGAAAATATTTCTTgctgtcaattttttttttttttttgattggacGATACCTTATTGTTACAACATATATAGACTATGCAAGGATAAGTTTCACAGTCTGTGTCTAGAAATGTGCTTAGCTTTCTCATAAAGCACGTGTGAAACCAAAGAATAAGAGGGAACCTGCCATTTGTGGTGTTCGATGATAGAAACAAACCGGAGTAACTTCGCTGCATGTCTTCTACTGAGCTGTTGCTGCTTTAGACTAGATTATCTTCCTTGTGGTTTCTTCTTTCTAGCTGAGTGATGGGTTGATACAATCACTTTCGGCTAACCCCTCTCTCTCTCTGCCTTATACTTTCTTCTATTCACTTACTTGTCCTGTCGTTTCTacttaaaaaaaatctaagaaaagagtCTACTCAGAAAAATTATGTTCTTCTAGCACAAACTTCACTTGCATTTTTGTCCATGAAATTGACTTTAATTACCTGTTTCGAGACAGGTGCATATTGCTGGTCTTGATGATTTTCATTTGGCTGGTGTTAGAAGCACAATTGATCCTTTTCCTTTATCAGAGGAAAATAATTTTGTTATGCTAACCCCCATGGAGAATGAGACTTTCAGAACAGGGACCTATCTAAGGTTGGAGGTTCATGACGTTCCCTTCAGGATGGTTGCAAATTTTTATTCTTGTCATCCAATTCTTGTTGGAGGTATCAGTCCTGAGGACAAAGATGTTGGTTATATGCAGGTTATTATGCCTTctcaatctttttttctttttaattcgaACCATTTTGGAAATTTTTACTCATTAATACATAGTTATTTACACAGGTATGGAACTGAAATATTCATTGTTCCATATTTGAATGTCTGAATTATAGGAATATATTTACGCCAGTTTCCTGTTAACTGATTCTTTTTCCAGGCGATGCTTAAGCGGCATAACTGGCATATGAAACTGTTGATGTCAGCAGAGCCAGTCACCATGTCAGCTGGTTGGAGACGTTACGGGACAAAACCTATTTATGCCAGGCAAATCGACAATGCACGGCATCAGATTCACGACTTCATTCCCGAACGTGAGCACTGTCTTGCGATGTTTTGGGGCCCTCTTGCACCTGCCCATACTAGAATTACTGTTGTGCATAAAACTAAGGTCTGGTGTATTCCAGTTTTACTTTATTTACTTTGTACTGCAATAAAAAAGGGTAGTTCACTGTTATAAGTTAAAGAACCTGTCTAAGTCAGCACAATTCGTCCTTGATTCCCAGGCAAATTCtagctaaaaaataaaaaaaaaaaaaaaatttcatgacTTTTGTCTATTATAATTTGATACTATCTCTGTCCTGTTTTCGAATAGTTTGCTTAGTTTGGTGAATGCAATAAATTTGTTAATCTTTTTCATTTTCAATCAGGAAGTGTTTCGGATAGCAGCAAAGGCAGTCGTTCTTGACCCTAAGCATCACTTTAAGATTATGAAGGACAGCAAGCGGGAAGGAAAACCTGAAAAAATCCTTAACGACAGGAGGACTGCTCTTATCAAGTTTGAacgagaagatattgaagatgttGCTGCATTTAAAGGTGCATCTATTCGGACTGACAGTGGAATTTGGGGGAAGGTCATTAAGGTTTGTGTTAAGTTCGAAAACAAAATCTCTCTTCTGTATCTGATCTTGAATGCTAATATAGTTTTCTGATGTGTATCTAGATTATAGAACCACTTGTCACCATCCATTTTCTTTTGTGATACTAAGAGTCTAGAACATTGGAAAAAAATGGTTTCTTGTGTGGTCTTTCTTAAGTGCATGTAGGATCATTTCTATGTTTTCTTTTCCACAATTGTGTGATGATTTAGAGTTTGCAGGAAAGTTCCTTTAAGTGAATGTTAAATTGTATAGCCTCTGTGGTTggtctgtttttgttgtttaggGATCTCAAGCATTCCTGTGTGGTaagttttttttgcatttctgATGTTATCTGTATTGGGCAGGCGAAAAAAAGAAAGGGGGTTGCTAAATGCGAATTTGAGAAGACTATTCGTGAGAGTGATATTTTTATCATGCCTGTGTTGTGCGAAGCTGTGGCTCCTCGCTTGTTCAACAGGATTGTTCCTGCTAACAAGGGTTCACTCAAAAAAGTCATTCCCTAATCCGAACTTAGATGGCTAAAGTTTATGGATTATAGAATTGCATTCTCATTTCTGACTTGTCTTTGGTACATAATCTCAGAAAGACCCTGCTCAAAGGCGGCTTGAACTTGAACAACGACGTCGTGTGGAGATCACTGATGATGAGCCTTACTCCTATCCATTTTCAACTACTTTTACGTTGACTCTTAACATTGAGTATTTGGTATGAGAATCTTAGCCGTTTCAGCTCCTTTCCGTAATAGTCTGTAGTACAAATTCACAGAGCCTTTTAAACTGGTCATCAACCTTGATAATATACTCCCTGAAAGATAATTCATGCTACCTATATATATCCCCTACATAAAAGTACAATGCGGAGGTGAAATATTTCACATTGCCTGCTGACTACTATTGATTTTAACGATCCTCTTGGCACAAATTGTACTAAATATTGTTAGGGAAAATTGTTCCAGCCTTCTTTGTCGCTTTACTTCCTTCAATGGCTAGTGGTGTTGCCAGTGCAAGATTACAGCTGATTCAGTTGGTGATGTGGTGCTTATTTTGCAGTGTAACAAAGGAAAGAAAACTGTGGTGGTCATGTCGGAGGAAAAGCGAAAAGAATTGGTCAAAAAGCAACAGGATGAGGAGGAGTCCAAGAAACTAAGTCTGTTTCTTGCTGAAGATGATATGTGGGATTACAGTTAATCTTTTGAATGGTCTCAAGTTCAAGAAAAAAACATTTTAACAAATACCGTATTTTACTGTAAGCAAAAAATCTGTAAATGTTAGGGAGGTACAAGCATAGATGTCCAGTAAGTTGATGTTATTTTGCTAATAATTTATTAGAAACTTTGGGCGGcttatcttatgaagtttcctccaGTCGAATCAGCTTTTTTTTGCAGCACTGCTTTCTTGGAGAATGTTGTTCGTTCAACTTTGGGCGGCTTAGCTTAGGGTTGTCTCTACTTTGGACGGCTTAGCTTATGTGTCTTTTTCATATGTTGCCTCCTAATATTATGCTTGCTTTGAAATTTGTGGAGATAAATTGATGAACTGAACTTTGGAAATTTTGCTCAAGTTATTTATATAGCTCGTTCTTTGGATTGATGAGATATTTGAGAAGGTTATCTCCTCTTTGGAAGGTAACCCCAGTACAACAAAAGTGATGGGTTGTCACCGTTAACTAGTTTAGACGCGATGCGCCTGCCAACTTTTCATTCAATAATTTGTCAATAAAGCTAACCAATTTTCATTGAATAATTTTTCAATAAAGATAACCAATTACGCAAATAATTTGTATCTACTACATCTGCAAAATGATCTTCACTTCTACAAAAGGCTCAACCATTCATACCATTAATGCAACAAACGCCACATAAGAAAGGGAAACAAATACCTTTTATCGTCTGGTGAAACATAGCTATTGAGGTATAATGGGAAAAGGTTGGACATTCATCACCGAGAATGTCTGGGTCATTCTATCAGCTCTACCGT includes the following:
- the LOC113288341 gene encoding ribosome biogenesis protein BMS1 homolog, whose protein sequence is MSIASTSTTSSSLADPAFKIYRRYKYKCEGDCDWGDEEDIFRNKIMYLGNVDESSPPPPPFVVLVQGPPNVGKSLLIKSLVKYFDPMKDITNGPNIIITADKKRRLQLVECLDDIDAMIDAAKYADLVLLLVDANYGFEAETFEFLNLLQAHGLPKVMGVLTHLDQLKDYTKLNETEERLQDLFRTEIYQGAITYNISGLQDDLYNMQDVQVLAEQILTLQLHLSSRRAAHPFVLVDCFEDVTPPEKVLREANCGRNISLYGYLRGCDIKSGAKVHIAGLDDFHLAGVRSTIDPFPLSEENNFVMLTPMENETFRTGTYLRLEVHDVPFRMVANFYSCHPILVGGISPEDKDVGYMQAMLKRHNWHMKLLMSAEPVTMSAGWRRYGTKPIYARQIDNARHQIHDFIPEREHCLAMFWGPLAPAHTRITVVHKTKEVFRIAAKAVVLDPKHHFKIMKDSKREGKPEKILNDRRTALIKFEREDIEDVAAFKGASIRTDSGIWGKVIKAKKRKGVAKCEFEKTIRESDIFIMPVLCEAVAPRLFNRIVPANKGSLKKKDPAQRRLELEQRRRVEITDDEPYSYPFSTTFTLTLNIEYLCNKGKKTVVVMSEEKRKELVKKQQDEEESKKLSLFLAEDDMWDYS